The proteins below come from a single Polynucleobacter necessarius genomic window:
- a CDS encoding NTP transferase domain-containing protein gives MSASRTSTMSDLLNPKSKIAVVLLAAGEGIRMGSIPKALLRRGERTLLESFCIELSSLEPKEILVPVELIWIFIQSL, from the coding sequence ATGAGTGCATCGCGTACTTCTACTATGTCTGACTTGCTAAATCCAAAGTCTAAGATCGCCGTGGTTCTATTGGCTGCTGGTGAGGGTATCCGTATGGGGTCAATTCCAAAAGCGTTACTGCGCAGAGGAGAGAGAACGCTCCTGGAATCCTTCTGCATCGAACTAAGCTCGCTCGAGCCCAAAGAAATATTGGTACCTGTCGAGCTTATCTGGATCTTCATCCAGAGCTTGTGA
- a CDS encoding XdhC family protein, whose translation MNSTDLSVLKSAVSWLQAGHPVAIATIVQTWGSAPRPVGSWLAIRQDGQVAGSVSGGCVEDDLISRVQTEILTRSTPEMVVYGVSQEEAARFGLTSGRSTLDSGTRLDEFLCTDTEMRTTYGPRWRMVIIGAGQLSLYTADFALASDFEVIVIDPRDEYAEGLDRQDVTFIKGMPDDVLLEIGVDLIPQS comes from the coding sequence ATGAATAGTACTGACTTAAGCGTTCTTAAATCCGCAGTGAGTTGGCTACAGGCTGGACACCCTGTAGCAATCGCTACGATCGTTCAGACCTGGGGCTCCGCTCCCAGACCAGTTGGTTCCTGGCTTGCTATTCGTCAGGATGGGCAAGTAGCCGGCTCGGTATCTGGCGGCTGCGTTGAAGACGATCTCATTAGTCGCGTTCAAACGGAGATCTTAACGCGCTCTACCCCTGAAATGGTGGTGTATGGAGTGAGTCAGGAAGAAGCAGCCCGGTTTGGCCTGACTTCCGGTAGATCCACTTTAGATTCCGGTACACGGCTGGATGAATTTCTCTGCACCGATACCGAAATGCGAACAACGTATGGTCCTCGTTGGCGTATGGTTATTATTGGCGCCGGTCAACTTTCGCTGTACACCGCTGATTTTGCGCTAGCTTCGGATTTTGAAGTCATCGTCATTGATCCTCGCGATGAATATGCTGAAGGATTAGATCGACAGGACGTCACTTTTATCAAAGGCATGCCTGATGATGTCTTGCTCGAAATCGGGGTCGATCTCATACCGCAGTCGTAG
- a CDS encoding XdhC family protein — protein sequence MALMEALKSPAFYVGALGSRKNTQKRKERLLEFDLNQEQVERLHGPVGLYSALSPHPKLRYRSWRK from the coding sequence ATGGCGTTGATGGAAGCATTAAAGTCCCCTGCTTTTTATGTCGGTGCACTCGGCAGTCGTAAAAATACGCAAAAACGTAAAGAGCGATTACTGGAGTTTGATCTCAACCAAGAGCAAGTGGAACGCCTGCATGGGCCCGTAGGTCTGTACTCGGCGCTCTCACCCCACCCGAAATTGCGGTATCGATCCTGGCGGAAGTGA
- a CDS encoding RidA family protein, producing the protein MSTIDSRLKTLGIDLPPPGPPAAAYVMAATTGNTVFVSGHIAKRDGKPWVGKLGQNMDTETGKAAARSITIDLIATLQHHLGSLDKIKRIVKVMGLVNSTSEYAEQHLVINSCSELLFEVFGEAGKHARSAFGVAQIPLGACVEIELIAEI; encoded by the coding sequence ATGAGCACCATTGATAGCCGCCTAAAAACACTTGGCATTGATTTACCTCCGCCAGGACCTCCAGCAGCTGCATACGTCATGGCCGCCACTACGGGTAACACCGTTTTTGTCTCAGGGCACATTGCCAAGCGTGACGGGAAACCATGGGTCGGTAAGCTTGGTCAGAATATGGATACCGAAACTGGCAAAGCAGCTGCGCGTTCCATTACCATTGATTTGATTGCAACGCTTCAACATCATTTAGGCTCACTAGACAAAATCAAGCGCATTGTCAAAGTGATGGGCTTGGTAAATTCCACCAGTGAATATGCTGAACAGCATCTCGTCATTAACAGTTGCTCTGAATTGCTATTTGAAGTCTTTGGTGAAGCTGGAAAACATGCACGTAGCGCTTTTGGTGTAGCCCAAATTCCACTTGGAGCCTGCGTTGAAATCGAATTAATTGCAGAGATCTAA